In one window of Chelmon rostratus isolate fCheRos1 chromosome 19, fCheRos1.pri, whole genome shotgun sequence DNA:
- the hmgcs1 gene encoding hydroxymethylglutaryl-CoA synthase, cytoplasmic: MPGSAPISCLGPWPKDVGIIAMEVYFPSQYVDQAELEQFDAVPAGKYTVGLGQARMGFCSDREDINSLCLTVVQRLMERNGLSYDSVGRLEVGTETIIDKSKSVKTVIMQLFEESGNTDVEGIDTTNACYGGTAALFNAVNWVESSSWDGRYALVVAGDIAVYATGSARPTGGAGAVAMLVGPNAPLAFERGLRGTHMQHAYDFYKPDLVSEYPVVDGKLSIQCYLSALDRCYSVYRNKIHAQWQREGSEKLFSLEDFGYLVFHSPYCKLVQKSLARLMLNDFLSHPSPNTETGPFTGLDAFRDVHPEDTYFDRDVEKAFMKASADLFEKKTKCSLLISNQNGNMYTPSVYGCLASLIAQHAPSQIAGQRIGVFSYGSGFAATLYSLRVTQDHTPGSGLDKLVSSLSDLKVRLDSRKKVSPAVFSENMKLREETHHLASYVPRGSVEDLFPGTWYMTRVDDKHRREYARRPLDNDLSAVQELVHSSTATEHIPSPVKKMPRIPTAAAGAEAAVSN, translated from the exons ATGCCTGGATCAGCTCCAATCAGTTGCTTGGGACCATGGCCCAAAGATGTGGGCATTATTGCCATGGAAGTATACTTCCCCTCCCAGTATGTGGACCAGGCCGAGCTGGAGCAGTTTGATGCTGTGCCAGCAGGTAAATACACTGTTGGGCTGGGCCAAGCTCGCATGGGCTTCTGCTCAGACCGTGAGGACATCAACTCCTTGTGCCTGACGGTGGTCCAGAGGCTAATGGAGCGAAATGGTCTGTCCTATGACAGCGTGGGTCGACTAGAGGTCGGCACTGAGACTATCATTGACAAGTCGAAGTCTGTCAAGACAGTCAtcatgcagctgtttgaggagtCTGGCAATACAGATGTGGAAGGCATTGACACCACAAACGCCTGCTATGGCGGTACAGCAGCACTCTTTAATGCTGTCAACTGGGTGGAGTCCAGCTCCTGGGATG GACGTTATGCTTTGGTTGTAGCAGGGGACATTGCTGTCTACGCTACAGGAAGTGCTCGGCCTACAGGGGGTGCAGGTGCAGTGGCCATGCTTGTTGGGCCTAACGCTCCTCTGGCCTTTGAACGAG GTCTGCGAGGAACCCACATGCAGCATGCATATGACTTCTACAAGCCAGACCTCGTGTCAGAGTACCCTGTGGTGGATGGCAAGCTGTCGATACAGTGCTACCTGAGTGCCTTGGACCGCTGCTACTCTGTGTATCGCAACAAGATCCACGCACAGTGGCAAAGAG AGGGTTCAGAGAAGCTCTTCAGCCTGGAGGACTTTGGCTATCTCGTCTTCCATTCTCCATACTGCAAGCTGGTACAGAAGTCGCTGGCTAGACTGATGCTGAATGACTTTCTGAGCCACCCAAGCCCCAACACTGAGACAGGACCCTTCACAGGCCTTGATGCCTTCCG AGATGTACACCCAGAAGACACTTACTTCGACCGGGATGTGGAGAAGGCCTTCATGAAGGCCAGTGCAGATCTCTTTGAGAAGAAGACCAAGTGCTCCCTGCTTATCTCCAACCAGAATGGAAACATGTACACCCCCTCTGTCTATGGCTGCCTAGCTTCCCTAATTGCACA ACATGCACCTTCACAAATAGCAGGGCAGAGGATTGGTGTGTTCTCCTATGGTTCAGGATTTGCTGCTACTCTGTATTCTCTTAGAGTCACACAGGACCATACACCTG GATCTGGTCTAGACAAACTTGTGTCCAGCCTGAGTGACCTGAAGGTCAGACTGGACTCAAGAAAGAAGGTATCACCTGCTGTCTTCTCTGAGAACATGAagctgagagaggagacacacCACTTAG CCAGCTATGTCCCTCGAGGCTCAGTGGAGGATCTGTTCCCGGGGACATGGTACATGACAAGAGTGGATGACAAACACCGCAGGGAATATGCCCGAAGACCTCTGGATAATGACCTGTCAGCAGTGCAAGAACTTGTTCACTCCAGTACTGCCACAGAG cacaTCCCGAGTCCAGTCAAGAAGATGCCTCGCATTCCGACAGCCGCTGCTGGTGCTGAGGCTGCCGTCAGCAACTGA